One genomic segment of Ignavibacteriota bacterium includes these proteins:
- a CDS encoding antitoxin produces MKYLDKEEKELVESFEKGEWKSIKKKDQKAYVESAKASLAKNKRINIRLTTKDYNDIQIKAIEEGIPYQTLISSLIHKYNKGELKST; encoded by the coding sequence ATGAAATATTTAGATAAAGAAGAAAAAGAATTGGTTGAATCTTTTGAAAAAGGTGAATGGAAATCAATTAAAAAGAAAGATCAAAAAGCTTATGTTGAATCAGCCAAAGCAAGTTTAGCAAAAAATAAACGTATTAATATTCGTTTAACAACTAAAGATTATAACGATATTCAGATTAAAGCCATTGAAGAAGGTATTCCATATCAAACATTAATCTCAAGTTTAATTCATAAATACAATAAAGGTGAATTAAAATCTACTTAA
- a CDS encoding DUF4258 domain-containing protein: MKYFDWDEDKNNILKEKRNISFEEIVFAISNEKILDIFEHPNKEKYPNQKIFIVEINNYAYIVPFVEDDEKYFLKTIYPSREATKIYLSNEE, translated from the coding sequence ATGAAATACTTTGATTGGGACGAAGATAAAAATAATATCTTAAAAGAGAAAAGAAATATTTCGTTTGAAGAAATTGTTTTTGCTATCTCAAATGAAAAAATATTAGATATTTTTGAACATCCTAATAAAGAGAAATATCCAAATCAAAAAATCTTTATTGTTGAAATTAATAATTATGCCTATATCGTTCCATTTGTTGAAGATGATGAAAAATATTTTCTAAAAACAATTTATCCAAGCAGAGAGGCAACAAAAATTTACTTAAGTAATGAGGAATAA
- a CDS encoding DUF4279 domain-containing protein: MKTKLLQEFSFYDYNEIHIEYGIHSNTYKKNELSKILKLKPLRYFNKGEIYFGKELDEESKKVKKVKKIRQFTLWVYSTENKIKVQRFENHAFYLLKRIRKVKDEIKQLLQDSENTQISIFVYLKINEKYFGLGAESELLKELLEYSNYFEFRNIK, from the coding sequence ATGAAAACAAAATTATTGCAAGAATTTAGCTTTTATGATTATAATGAAATTCATATTGAATATGGTATACATTCAAATACTTATAAAAAGAATGAACTTTCTAAAATATTAAAATTAAAACCCCTTAGATATTTTAATAAAGGTGAAATTTATTTTGGAAAAGAATTAGATGAAGAATCTAAAAAAGTAAAAAAAGTAAAAAAGATTCGTCAGTTTACACTTTGGGTTTATTCCACTGAAAATAAAATTAAAGTTCAACGCTTCGAAAATCATGCTTTTTATTTACTAAAAAGAATTAGGAAAGTTAAAGATGAAATTAAGCAATTATTACAAGATTCAGAGAATACTCAAATATCTATTTTCGTTTATCTTAAAATAAATGAAAAATATTTTGGTTTAGGTGCTGAATCTGAATTACTAAAAGAGTTATTGGAATATTCAAATTATTTTGAATTCAGAAATATTAAATAA